In the Helicobacter typhlonius genome, one interval contains:
- a CDS encoding PD-(D/E)XK nuclease family protein, which translates to MNTLKVYSSNRSLMQHLDEGVLLSPHMMMNDFFTQILIIKGYRALPKQMRLPLAMEILKSCASELKRVNFIFEESFLAFLESSQFLFGFFDEISQAQVQMSEIPLLDTYGDYEDHLYVLEWVKKRYVERLEELKYYDGLILAPNAQISINEAFVRSFESIDIYIEGTMTKAHLHLLAQISHLSSIRVHFSLDEYNVNLPFLPKHILEQCEPFYRYSFDFHTGNLLDSKPQAINARVSAYSFNLRISQVALVFYMIEQWLKEGVKEEDIAVIVPNEDFTRYLALFDKAHNLNFAMGKDIGSAEAYKKLESMREAYKDERVDVSYNRVSEEIQATLSVYDDRASQRVREYVGELLFMWEHIGINKCNFVEIIELLLKELEGCSIDDISGGKIRVMGVLESRGFACERAIIVDFNDDVIPSISQNDLFLNSALRKKLDMPTIKDKEQLQKHYYCAIFSAASEVVVSYVENDDKHKSLLLDELGAYLKSPIQSYNGDMYFALLEQGRKLEYVEDKLSGVLPRELSPSKLKILLECPRRYFYQYKEYLSDVGQDSAIFGNILHQCLESVYSPYVGKRQILDVQKLSQSAMSQLQNCMDFNDIGAVDRANIGLLMLELDEFLHTYEGGGEVEILCLEKSMLAQYGDFVFSVRPDRIQKNDECIEIIDYKYRSHFKVEKSAEKTSDFALLLYKQAFLQNYPQYASLPIKLLYWDIKECKKIEEESIAEKESVLLERLHSFKGEIMFDKAVKHSTCNYCPFTQLCDR; encoded by the coding sequence ATGAATACGCTCAAGGTTTATAGCTCCAATCGCTCTTTAATGCAGCATTTAGATGAGGGTGTCTTGCTCTCTCCGCATATGATGATGAATGATTTTTTTACCCAAATTCTTATCATTAAGGGGTATAGGGCATTGCCTAAACAAATGCGTTTGCCTCTAGCTATGGAGATTCTAAAGAGTTGTGCGAGTGAGCTAAAAAGGGTAAATTTTATCTTTGAGGAGAGTTTTCTCGCCTTTTTAGAATCTTCGCAGTTTTTATTTGGCTTTTTTGATGAGATTTCTCAAGCGCAGGTGCAGATGAGCGAGATTCCATTGCTTGATACTTATGGGGACTATGAGGATCATCTCTATGTGCTTGAATGGGTGAAAAAACGCTATGTGGAACGTTTGGAGGAACTAAAATATTATGATGGACTAATCTTAGCACCAAACGCGCAAATAAGCATTAATGAAGCCTTTGTTCGTAGTTTTGAATCTATTGATATATACATTGAGGGCACTATGACAAAAGCCCACCTGCATTTACTCGCCCAAATCTCCCACTTAAGCTCGATAAGGGTGCATTTCTCCCTTGATGAATATAATGTGAATCTGCCATTTTTGCCAAAACATATTTTAGAGCAATGTGAGCCATTTTATCGATATAGCTTTGATTTTCACACAGGCAACTTACTTGATTCTAAGCCCCAAGCCATAAACGCACGAGTGAGTGCATATAGCTTTAATCTGCGTATATCGCAGGTTGCGCTTGTGTTTTATATGATAGAGCAGTGGCTCAAAGAGGGCGTAAAAGAGGAGGATATTGCCGTGATTGTGCCAAATGAAGATTTCACACGCTATCTCGCGCTTTTTGATAAAGCGCATAATCTTAATTTTGCTATGGGAAAGGACATAGGCAGTGCAGAGGCGTATAAAAAGCTTGAAAGTATGAGAGAAGCTTATAAAGATGAGCGTGTAGATGTGTCATATAATCGCGTGAGTGAGGAGATACAAGCCACCCTTAGTGTCTATGATGATAGAGCGAGTCAAAGGGTGCGGGAGTATGTTGGGGAGCTGCTTTTTATGTGGGAACATATTGGCATTAATAAATGTAATTTTGTAGAGATTATTGAGCTTTTGCTTAAGGAGCTAGAGGGGTGTAGTATTGATGATATATCGGGCGGAAAAATTCGCGTAATGGGTGTATTAGAATCTCGTGGTTTTGCGTGTGAGAGGGCTATTATCGTAGATTTTAATGACGATGTGATACCTAGTATTAGTCAAAACGACTTATTTTTGAACTCTGCGCTACGCAAAAAGCTTGATATGCCTACGATAAAAGATAAGGAGCAGCTGCAAAAGCATTATTATTGTGCGATTTTTAGCGCAGCAAGTGAAGTCGTGGTATCGTATGTAGAGAATGATGATAAACATAAGAGCCTTTTGCTCGATGAGTTAGGTGCGTATCTCAAAAGCCCAATACAAAGCTATAATGGTGATATGTATTTTGCACTTTTGGAGCAGGGGAGGAAGCTAGAGTATGTTGAAGATAAATTAAGCGGTGTGCTACCGCGTGAGCTAAGCCCAAGTAAGCTTAAGATTCTGCTTGAATGCCCAAGACGATATTTTTATCAATACAAGGAATATTTAAGCGATGTGGGGCAAGATAGCGCGATTTTTGGAAATATTTTACATCAATGTTTAGAATCTGTGTATAGTCCATATGTGGGTAAAAGGCAGATTTTAGATGTGCAAAAGTTAAGTCAAAGCGCAATGTCGCAGTTGCAAAATTGTATGGATTTTAATGATATAGGCGCGGTGGATAGGGCAAATATTGGACTTCTTATGCTTGAGCTTGATGAGTTTTTGCATACATATGAGGGAGGAGGGGAGGTTGAGATTCTATGCCTTGAAAAGTCTATGTTAGCGCAATATGGGGATTTTGTGTTTTCTGTGCGCCCGGATAGAATCCAAAAAAATGATGAGTGTATAGAAATCATCGACTACAAATATCGCTCACATTTCAAGGTAGAAAAAAGCGCGGAGAAAACAAGCGATTTTGCACTGCTGCTGTATAAACAAGCCTTTTTGCAAAACTATCCACAATATGCCTCTTTACCTATAAAACTGCTGTATTGGGATATAAAAGAATGCAAAAAAATAGAGGAGGAGAGCATAGCGGAGAAAGAAAGTGTGCTTTTAGAGAGACTACATTCTTTTAAAGGTGAAATTATGTTTGATAAGGCAGTAAAGCATTCTACTTGCAATTACTGCCCTTTCACGCAATTATGTGATAGATAG
- the tkt gene encoding transketolase, translating to MQPHITQEDIPLLQKMSHTLGFLCADMVQKANSGHPGAPMGLADVASTLNFHLNLAPTNPTWLNRDRLVFSGGHASALVYALLHLWGFDVSMEDLQSFRKIHSKTPGHPEYGHTQGVEITTGPLGQGIANAVGMAMASKYAQNLFGKEIISHFVYCLCGDGDLQEGISYEASSLAGHHQLSNLILIYDSNEITIEGKTNIAMSEDVAQRFTSQGFEVLQCDGHNFLEIHNALVSAKSSSKPSIIIARTKIAKNALNLEGSHKAHGAPLGEEIIAQAKAKLGLDSKAFCVPDEVLFAFRMMKERGELSVAQWQKQYENLPSITKERLDSMVAKDYSRISYPHFELGESMATRVSNGKILNAISQAMEGFIGGSADLAPSNNTHLENEGDFPQGKNWHFGIREHAMGAISNGVANYGLFMPFCATFFVFSDYMSASVRVASLMKAQVYYIWTHDSIGVGEDGATHQPIEQLSHFRAMPNLLVFRPADANENIACWQVGLDSKLPCAFVLTRQNLPVIVPCDERLKSNVSKGGYVLKAQENADITLIASGSEVSLALKSIESLLKVGIKAQVVSVPCFDLLLQQSKAYRESLCKGKVLAIEAARGLEWYAFADEVISMQSFGASGKGDILFESFGFNVENVVKVAQELLK from the coding sequence ATGCAACCACACATTACGCAAGAGGATATTCCCCTTTTACAAAAAATGTCTCACACACTTGGTTTTCTGTGCGCCGATATGGTGCAAAAGGCAAATAGCGGACACCCCGGTGCGCCTATGGGGCTTGCAGATGTGGCTAGCACCCTTAACTTTCATTTGAATCTCGCCCCCACAAACCCCACTTGGCTTAATCGCGACAGATTAGTTTTTAGCGGAGGACACGCGAGTGCGCTTGTGTATGCGCTTTTGCATTTATGGGGCTTTGATGTGAGTATGGAGGATTTGCAATCTTTTAGAAAAATTCACTCTAAAACGCCCGGACACCCAGAATATGGACATACTCAAGGTGTGGAGATTACCACAGGACCGCTAGGACAGGGTATAGCAAATGCAGTGGGTATGGCTATGGCAAGTAAATACGCGCAGAATCTCTTTGGCAAGGAGATTATCTCGCATTTTGTGTATTGCTTATGTGGAGATGGCGACTTGCAGGAGGGTATTAGTTATGAAGCGTCTTCTCTTGCTGGACATCATCAATTATCGAATCTTATCCTTATCTATGATAGTAATGAAATTACGATTGAGGGTAAGACAAATATCGCTATGAGCGAAGATGTAGCGCAACGTTTCACTTCTCAAGGTTTTGAAGTATTGCAGTGCGATGGGCATAATTTTTTGGAGATTCATAACGCGCTTGTGAGTGCTAAAAGCTCCTCTAAGCCGAGTATCATCATCGCGCGGACAAAGATTGCAAAAAATGCTTTAAATCTTGAAGGTAGCCATAAAGCGCACGGCGCACCTTTGGGAGAGGAGATTATAGCTCAAGCAAAGGCGAAGCTTGGGTTAGATTCTAAAGCTTTTTGTGTGCCTGATGAAGTGCTATTTGCTTTTAGAATGATGAAAGAGCGCGGTGAACTTAGTGTGGCGCAGTGGCAAAAGCAGTATGAGAATCTCCCATCAATTACAAAAGAGCGTCTTGATAGTATGGTGGCTAAGGATTATTCGCGCATTAGCTATCCGCATTTTGAGCTAGGCGAGTCTATGGCAACGAGGGTAAGTAATGGCAAGATTCTCAATGCTATTTCACAGGCTATGGAGGGCTTTATCGGTGGGAGTGCGGATTTAGCCCCTTCAAATAACACACACTTAGAGAATGAGGGTGATTTTCCACAAGGTAAGAATTGGCATTTTGGTATTAGAGAACACGCAATGGGTGCAATAAGTAATGGCGTGGCAAACTATGGTCTCTTTATGCCATTTTGCGCAACATTCTTTGTTTTTAGCGACTATATGAGTGCGAGCGTGCGCGTGGCGAGTTTGATGAAAGCACAAGTATATTATATTTGGACGCACGATAGCATAGGCGTGGGGGAAGATGGCGCGACACATCAGCCTATTGAGCAGTTGAGCCATTTTAGGGCAATGCCAAATCTCCTTGTATTCCGCCCAGCAGATGCGAATGAAAATATCGCGTGTTGGCAGGTGGGATTGGATTCTAAACTGCCTTGTGCCTTTGTGCTTACTCGTCAAAATCTCCCTGTAATCGTGCCTTGCGATGAGAGATTGAAGAGTAATGTTTCAAAAGGTGGATATGTGCTAAAAGCACAGGAGAATGCGGATATTACGCTTATAGCGAGTGGTAGTGAGGTGAGTCTTGCACTCAAAAGTATTGAATCTTTGCTAAAGGTTGGCATTAAAGCGCAGGTAGTGAGTGTGCCTTGCTTTGATTTGCTTTTGCAGCAGTCTAAGGCATATAGAGAAAGTTTGTGTAAGGGCAAGGTGCTTGCTATTGAGGCGGCGAGGGGGCTAGAATGGTATGCCTTTGCCGATGAAGTGATAAGTATGCAAAGCTTTGGTGCTTCGGGCAAGGGAGATATACTTTTTGAATCCTTTGGATTTAATGTGGAAAATGTTGTAAAGGTGGCACAGGAACTCCTAAAATAA
- the pheT gene encoding phenylalanine--tRNA ligase subunit beta — MIFTRHLLSQFIDISRISTEEICTRLSSIGLEVESVHSIKIPQKVVVGKVRTTSPHPDADKLNVCVVSVGSEELQIVCGAPNVKAGQYVAVALEGAVIPYTKSGELTIKKTTLRGVESCGMLCSSTELGLPKINDGIMVLDSTAGRLELGAEVAQLELFNDDVVEVATTPNRGDCLSVLGIARELATCYNLRLKNQSDMDNVVTLGLGRVLQILTDEKIDAHLLYRVVEMKQAYLSLDMALALAHNGTLLDDIVCNFLEYGTYMSGVILNAYKLQDCESKDIILDNGLAAQLCIKKDENGLEAVFANEKLSVIGVSYGERHFGTRSEILIIEASYVNSAAISKALYERKIKGNSALTYRSTRGSNPDLEQGIDFLCKKMVSVCDALVYSGSHSISQNTDEIIIKTTFGAINNIIGIHLEKEEIATILKHLSFNLEATGDENFFMIGVPPYRHDIHSIQDVAEEVLRIYGIDKVKPMPLLCLQHHNTSKAYFAYKNKRKLAHTFIANAFNECIHYIFASSQSLEKLGFVQIDENLALLNPITQELDTLRTSLIPALLDSIKRNENLGFKSISLFEIGSVYTAKREEKTKLAFVASGFINDECYPHSKAASWDFFSFALMCQRCVGEISLKNIRDEENSQTLLAQFGLRDDRILHPYQSAFVYYQGKPVGIIAKIHQQVALDLDINNETFICEIELDLDDTALAQAKEFSKYQKSTRDLTILIDKQIPFHRVREAITEAKIDFVQNIYPLDVYGDESLGEQMALSIRLVLQSYEGTLQEIQLNNATQATLEILQKSFNASLRV, encoded by the coding sequence ATGATTTTTACGAGACATTTGTTATCACAATTTATTGATATTTCGCGAATTTCCACCGAAGAGATTTGCACGCGTTTAAGCAGTATTGGGTTAGAAGTAGAATCTGTGCATTCTATAAAAATTCCCCAAAAAGTCGTTGTTGGCAAGGTGCGGACTACAAGCCCGCACCCAGATGCGGATAAGCTCAATGTATGTGTTGTGAGTGTGGGCAGTGAGGAATTACAAATCGTGTGCGGTGCACCAAATGTCAAAGCAGGGCAGTATGTGGCAGTGGCATTAGAAGGCGCGGTAATCCCCTACACCAAAAGCGGTGAGCTTACAATCAAAAAAACGACTTTGCGCGGTGTGGAGAGCTGTGGAATGCTTTGCTCGAGCACAGAGCTAGGGCTACCGAAAATCAATGATGGCATTATGGTGCTAGATTCTACTGCTGGGCGATTGGAGCTTGGTGCTGAAGTAGCGCAGTTAGAGCTTTTTAACGATGATGTGGTGGAGGTAGCTACCACACCAAATCGTGGTGATTGTTTAAGTGTGCTTGGTATAGCAAGGGAGTTGGCTACCTGCTACAATCTACGTTTAAAAAACCAAAGTGATATGGATAATGTCGTTACATTGGGACTTGGACGGGTATTGCAGATTCTCACTGATGAAAAAATTGACGCGCATTTGCTTTATCGTGTGGTTGAGATGAAACAAGCCTATTTATCGCTTGATATGGCTTTAGCCCTTGCGCACAATGGAACTTTGCTTGATGATATTGTGTGTAATTTCTTAGAATACGGCACTTATATGAGCGGTGTTATTCTTAATGCTTATAAGCTGCAAGACTGCGAAAGTAAGGATATTATTTTGGATAATGGCTTAGCTGCACAACTTTGCATAAAAAAAGATGAAAATGGCTTAGAAGCGGTATTTGCAAATGAAAAACTCTCAGTAATTGGTGTAAGTTATGGTGAGCGGCACTTTGGCACAAGGTCGGAGATTCTTATTATTGAGGCAAGTTATGTTAATTCTGCCGCCATTTCTAAGGCTCTTTATGAGCGCAAAATTAAAGGCAATAGTGCGCTTACCTATCGCAGCACGAGGGGGAGCAATCCGGATTTGGAGCAAGGCATTGACTTTTTGTGTAAAAAAATGGTGTCAGTATGTGATGCACTCGTGTATTCTGGCTCACATTCTATCTCGCAAAATACTGATGAAATCATAATTAAGACGACCTTTGGTGCAATTAATAATATCATAGGCATACATTTGGAAAAAGAAGAGATTGCTACAATCTTAAAGCATTTATCCTTTAACCTCGAAGCCACAGGCGATGAAAATTTCTTTATGATTGGCGTTCCTCCATATCGCCACGATATACATAGTATCCAAGATGTTGCGGAGGAGGTGTTGCGAATCTATGGCATAGATAAGGTTAAGCCTATGCCTCTATTATGTTTGCAGCATCACAATACCTCTAAAGCGTATTTTGCGTATAAAAATAAGCGCAAATTAGCTCATACATTCATTGCTAATGCTTTCAATGAATGTATTCACTATATTTTCGCCTCCTCGCAGTCCTTGGAAAAACTCGGCTTTGTGCAAATTGATGAGAATCTTGCCCTGCTCAATCCCATCACACAAGAGCTAGATACATTGCGCACGAGCCTTATTCCTGCGCTTTTAGATTCTATAAAACGCAATGAAAACCTCGGCTTTAAAAGCATTTCGCTTTTTGAAATAGGAAGTGTCTATACAGCCAAACGAGAGGAAAAAACCAAACTCGCCTTTGTTGCAAGTGGCTTTATTAATGATGAGTGCTATCCGCATAGTAAAGCGGCAAGCTGGGATTTCTTTTCTTTTGCATTAATGTGCCAAAGGTGTGTGGGAGAGATAAGCCTCAAAAATATACGCGATGAGGAAAATTCACAAACCCTTCTAGCGCAGTTTGGATTGAGAGATGATAGAATCTTGCACCCTTATCAAAGTGCGTTCGTGTATTATCAGGGTAAGCCTGTGGGGATTATCGCAAAGATTCATCAGCAAGTTGCTTTGGACTTGGATATAAACAACGAAACTTTTATATGCGAGATTGAATTAGATTTAGATGATACAGCTTTGGCGCAAGCAAAAGAGTTTTCAAAGTATCAAAAATCTACGCGTGATTTGACAATCTTAATTGACAAGCAGATTCCATTTCATCGTGTGCGCGAGGCAATTACAGAGGCAAAAATTGATTTCGTGCAAAATATTTATCCGCTTGATGTGTATGGTGATGAGAGTTTGGGAGAGCAAATGGCACTTAGCATTCGCTTGGTGCTGCAATCTTATGAGGGCACATTGCAAGAGATTCAACTCAATAATGCCACACAGGCTACATTGGAGATTTTGCAAAAAAGCTTTAATGCGTCTTTGCGCGTTTAG
- the pheS gene encoding phenylalanine--tRNA ligase subunit alpha: protein MQEILKRLEQVENLQDLEALRVEMIGKKGFLTQQFATLKALQGEAKKAFATELNTYKESFENLLSDKKSTLLAKQMQADLAKDSVDASLFSSLRHTSKGHPIYQTMDKIIDFFVNMNFSLQTGPLIEDDFHNFEALNLPAYHPARDMQDTFYFKDSMLLRTHTSPVQIRTMQEGSLPIRMIAPGSVFRRDYDLTHSPMFHQVEGLVVDSKDKVNFSHLKYILEDFLHFMFGNVDIRFRSSFFPFTEPSAEVDISCVFCKGEGCRVCSHTGWLEVLGCGIVNQKVFDFVGYKDVSGYAFGLGVERFAMLICRVNDLRSFFESDLRVLEQF from the coding sequence GTGCAGGAAATTTTAAAGCGATTGGAGCAGGTAGAGAATCTGCAGGATTTGGAGGCATTGCGGGTAGAAATGATTGGCAAAAAAGGCTTTTTGACACAACAATTTGCCACGCTTAAAGCACTGCAAGGTGAGGCAAAAAAGGCTTTCGCCACAGAATTAAACACCTATAAAGAATCTTTTGAAAATCTTTTGAGCGATAAAAAAAGCACACTACTTGCAAAACAAATGCAGGCAGATTTGGCTAAAGATTCAGTTGATGCGAGTTTGTTTAGCTCACTGCGTCATACAAGCAAAGGACATCCAATCTACCAGACAATGGATAAAATCATTGATTTTTTTGTTAATATGAATTTTTCACTGCAAACCGGTCCGCTCATAGAAGATGATTTTCATAACTTCGAGGCTTTGAATCTCCCCGCATATCACCCAGCACGCGATATGCAAGATACATTTTATTTTAAAGATTCTATGCTTTTGCGCACACATACTTCGCCAGTGCAAATCCGCACAATGCAAGAGGGCTCACTCCCCATTCGTATGATAGCTCCGGGTAGCGTGTTTAGGCGAGATTATGACTTGACGCATTCGCCGATGTTTCATCAGGTTGAGGGACTTGTCGTAGATTCAAAAGACAAGGTGAATTTCTCGCATTTGAAATATATTTTAGAGGATTTTTTACATTTTATGTTTGGCAATGTAGATATTCGCTTTCGCTCGAGCTTCTTTCCTTTTACAGAGCCAAGTGCCGAAGTGGATATTAGCTGTGTGTTTTGCAAGGGCGAGGGCTGCCGTGTGTGTTCGCATACAGGGTGGCTTGAGGTGCTAGGCTGTGGCATTGTGAATCAAAAAGTTTTTGATTTTGTGGGATATAAAGATGTGAGTGGATATGCCTTTGGGCTTGGTGTAGAGCGGTTTGCTATGCTGATTTGTCGAGTGAATGATTTGCGTAGCTTTTTTGAGAGTGATTTACGCGTATTGGAGCAGTTCTAA
- a CDS encoding histidine triad nucleotide-binding protein, which translates to MAEKTIFERIVAGEIPCKKVVENDKFLAFYDIAPQAPVHILAIPKICVKDFSLASRELLGELCEFAQEVAKLVGIDKSGYRIITNIGADGGQEVPHLHLHILGGKKLSSIIVK; encoded by the coding sequence ATGGCAGAAAAAACGATTTTTGAAAGAATTGTTGCGGGGGAGATTCCCTGCAAAAAAGTGGTAGAAAATGATAAATTCCTTGCATTTTATGATATTGCTCCTCAAGCACCGGTGCATATTCTTGCAATACCAAAGATATGCGTAAAAGATTTTTCCCTCGCTTCTAGAGAGCTTTTGGGCGAGCTGTGTGAATTTGCGCAAGAGGTCGCAAAGCTCGTAGGTATAGACAAGAGCGGATATAGAATCATCACAAATATCGGTGCAGATGGTGGGCAGGAAGTCCCGCATTTGCATTTGCATATTTTAGGTGGCAAAAAGCTTTCAAGCATTATCGTAAAATAG
- a CDS encoding MATE family efflux transporter, with protein sequence MVYTFNHRIRKIFRIALPSGGNSFLDIANVAVGMYFIAHISADAEITKHNIVALGLGMNYWMFLFAITTIFYVGTNAQISRAFGERNFTKMNRILSTMSVGAIVCAIPIFILTSALNEIYFDWMDVGSEAKALGMLYLSFIFYSIPALFAKTIFISALAATGDTKSVFFIKILSTLLNIALNYILIFGVNSLGIPPLGIAGAGVANVITSYFEGLILFGILCGAHKYLKFASLVEWRALALGLRIGIPSGVERVLTIFSLVLITKFMTDYGLEVITGFQVGSRVESFIFMPGFGFQVAAMALMGQMLGAKRIDLAESFVRTTLLISSIIMGILGISLCLLGKELTAIFTTEPAVIDYSFAYLVAVGVSQVPLIWIFVLDGAMRGAGAAKLSLWVNTGSIWLCRILPMWLCVCYGFDAVYIFAIICVETFLRAFIFGYIFHKGIWKRYIARI encoded by the coding sequence ATGGTTTATACTTTTAATCACAGAATCCGCAAGATTTTTCGCATAGCCCTGCCCTCTGGGGGTAATTCATTCCTTGATATTGCAAATGTCGCTGTGGGAATGTATTTTATCGCTCATATCTCGGCAGATGCGGAAATCACAAAGCACAATATCGTAGCACTCGGGCTTGGTATGAACTACTGGATGTTTTTATTTGCCATTACCACGATTTTTTATGTCGGCACAAACGCACAAATCTCCCGTGCCTTTGGCGAACGAAACTTCACAAAAATGAATAGAATCTTAAGTACGATGAGTGTTGGGGCGATTGTATGTGCCATTCCTATTTTTATTCTTACCTCTGCACTCAATGAGATATATTTTGACTGGATGGATGTAGGAAGCGAGGCAAAAGCACTTGGTATGCTCTATCTTAGTTTTATTTTTTATAGCATTCCTGCGCTTTTTGCAAAGACGATTTTCATCTCCGCACTCGCAGCCACAGGCGATACAAAAAGCGTGTTTTTTATTAAGATTCTAAGCACCCTTTTAAATATCGCCCTCAATTATATACTAATTTTTGGTGTAAATTCGCTTGGTATCCCGCCTCTTGGTATCGCCGGGGCGGGAGTGGCAAATGTGATTACATCATATTTCGAGGGACTTATACTCTTTGGGATTTTGTGCGGGGCGCATAAATATCTCAAATTTGCCTCCCTTGTTGAGTGGCGTGCACTCGCTCTTGGCTTACGCATAGGCATACCATCAGGCGTGGAGCGGGTATTGACGATTTTTTCACTCGTGTTAATTACGAAATTTATGACAGATTATGGCTTAGAAGTCATCACCGGATTCCAAGTTGGCTCACGCGTAGAGAGCTTTATCTTTATGCCCGGCTTTGGATTCCAAGTCGCTGCAATGGCATTAATGGGGCAAATGTTAGGGGCTAAACGCATAGATTTAGCCGAATCCTTTGTGCGCACAACTTTACTTATCTCCTCAATTATTATGGGGATACTCGGCATAAGCTTATGCCTACTAGGCAAAGAACTCACCGCTATTTTTACTACCGAACCTGCGGTGATTGATTATTCTTTTGCCTACCTTGTCGCAGTGGGTGTATCCCAAGTGCCACTCATTTGGATTTTTGTGCTTGATGGTGCAATGCGCGGGGCGGGAGCTGCAAAGCTTTCGCTTTGGGTAAATACAGGGAGTATTTGGCTATGCAGAATCTTACCGATGTGGCTATGTGTGTGCTATGGATTTGACGCTGTGTATATCTTTGCGATCATCTGTGTCGAAACATTCTTACGCGCTTTTATCTTTGGGTATATTTTCCATAAGGGCATATGGAAGCGATATATTGCGAGAATCTAA
- a CDS encoding glycosyltransferase family 8 protein, which produces MFHIVFNADENYIKYLSVLLVNIIQNTDKTKIFRDYIGGGVLTQKLQEKDEEEGYIFHILSDTLSQECQDKLQALQEQLSLIYPCEIRIHIVDDSIFAHFPKWGFEKQKNYIAYYRILLSRFVPEEIERCLYIDVDALILCDIREIFAMDLGEYIAAAVNSPLPKGANARIEPFILQSVSKNGEGFDMRKNLSCYFCSGFMLFNMSLYRANHIETQCFEFLQHYIPQCPDQDALNVALNEKILILPEEYGFLLGHIYNKGFEAYTQILPNAKIVHYNNYAKPWRTPAQNIQSHSKFVLFYPYYQRWWDIASQTPIFNKELKRIKIMHYNPLAFCVALIVFVFKPVEKNFIRPFVRKIRVKINPKKYALKK; this is translated from the coding sequence ATGTTTCATATTGTTTTTAATGCTGACGAAAATTATATAAAATATCTTAGTGTGCTTCTTGTAAATATTATTCAAAATACTGATAAAACAAAAATTTTTAGAGATTATATAGGGGGGGGGGTATTAACTCAAAAGCTACAAGAAAAAGATGAGGAAGAGGGCTATATCTTTCATATCCTAAGCGATACACTCTCCCAAGAGTGCCAAGATAAGCTTCAAGCCTTACAAGAGCAACTCTCTTTGATTTATCCTTGTGAGATTCGCATACATATTGTTGATGATAGTATTTTTGCTCATTTTCCAAAATGGGGATTTGAAAAACAAAAAAATTATATTGCCTATTATAGAATTTTATTGTCTCGTTTTGTTCCAGAGGAGATAGAAAGGTGTTTGTATATAGATGTCGATGCTCTCATATTATGCGATATAAGAGAGATTTTTGCAATGGATTTAGGGGAATATATCGCTGCTGCCGTGAATAGTCCGCTCCCAAAAGGTGCGAATGCTCGTATTGAACCATTTATTTTGCAGTCTGTAAGCAAGAATGGTGAAGGTTTTGATATGAGAAAGAATTTGTCTTGCTATTTTTGCTCGGGTTTTATGCTTTTTAATATGTCTCTTTACCGAGCAAATCATATAGAAACCCAATGCTTTGAGTTCTTACAACATTATATTCCTCAATGTCCCGACCAAGATGCACTCAATGTTGCACTGAATGAAAAGATATTGATATTGCCTGAAGAGTATGGGTTTCTTTTGGGGCACATTTATAATAAAGGGTTTGAAGCTTATACACAAATTCTTCCTAATGCTAAAATTGTGCATTATAATAATTATGCAAAGCCTTGGCGCACTCCAGCTCAAAATATTCAATCTCATAGCAAGTTTGTTCTTTTTTATCCTTATTATCAGCGATGGTGGGATATTGCCTCACAAACTCCTATTTTTAATAAGGAGCTTAAGAGGATTAAAATAATGCATTATAATCCCCTTGCTTTTTGTGTGGCTTTGATTGTTTTTGTTTTTAAACCTGTAGAAAAAAACTTTATAAGACCATTTGTGCGAAAGATAAGAGTTAAGATAAATCCAAAAAAATATGCTTTAAAAAAATGA